One genomic region from Chlamydia poikilotherma encodes:
- the rpoC gene encoding DNA-directed RNA polymerase subunit beta' yields the protein MFGEGSRDNVALSKEGLFDKLEIGIASDITIRDKWSCGEIKKPETINYRTFKPEKGGLFCEKIFGPTKDWECCCGKYKKIKHKGIVCDRCGVEVTLSKVRRERMAHIELAVPIVHIWFFKTTPSRIGNVLGMTASDLERIIYYEEYVVIDPGKTDLNKKQLLNDAQYREVIEKWGKDAFVAKMGGEAIYDLLKSEDLQSLLKELKDRLRKTKSQQARMKLAKRLKIIEGFVSSSNHPEWMVLKSVPVVPPDLRPLVPLDGGRFATSDLNDLYRRVINRNNRLKAILRLKTPEVIVRNEKRMLQEAVDALFDNGRHGHPVMGAGNRPLKSLSEMLKGKNGRFRQNLLGKRVDYSGRSVIIVGPELKFNQCGLPKEMALELFEPFIIKRLKDQGSVYTIRSAKKMIQRGAPEVWDVLEEIIKGHPVLLNRAPTLHRLGIQAFEPVLIEGKAIRVHPLVCAAFNADFDGDQMAVHVPLSIEAQLEAKVLMMAPDNIFLPSSGKPVATPSKDMTLGIYYLMADPTYFPEDHGGKIKIFRDLTEVLRALYTGGFLDERIGNRCDETGRGIHIHEKIKVRIDGQIIETTPGRVLFNRIVPKELGFQNYSMPSKRISELILQCYKKVGLEATVRFLDDLKDLGFIQATKAAISMGLKDVRIPEIKSDILKEAYDKVAVVKKQYDDGIITDGERHSKTISIWTEVSELLSDALYVEISKQAKSKHNPLFLMIDSGARGNKSQLKQLGALRGLMAKPNGAIIESPITSNFREGLTVLEYSISSHGARKGLADTALKTADSGYLTRRLVDVAQDVIITEKDCGTLNHIEISAIRQGSEELLPLKDRIYGRTVSEDIYQPGDKSKLLAKNGDVVTSAQAELIDDAGIESIKIRSTLTCESRRGVCAKCYGLNLANGRLIGLGEAVGIIAAQSIGEPGTQLTMRTFHLGGIAATSSTPEIVTDNDGILVYMDLRVVVGQDGNHLVLNKKGAIHIVRDEGRNLEEYKKLLSTKSIESLETYPVEVGVKILVGDGEKISSGQRIAEVELHNIPIICDKPGFIKYEDLVEGISTEKVVNKNTGLVELIVKQHRGELHPQIAIYSDAGLTELVGTYAIPSGAIISVEENQQVDPGMLLARLPRGAIKTKDITGGLPRVAELVEARKPEDAADIAKIDGVVDFKGIQKNKRILVVRDEITGMEEEHLIPLTKHLIVQRGDNVMKGQQLTDGLVVPHEILEICGVRELQKYLVNEVQEVYRLQGVDINDKHIEIIVRQMLQKVRITDPGDTTLLFGEEVNKKEFYEENRRTEEDGGKPAQAVPVLLGITKASLGTESFISAASFQDTTRVLTDAACSSKTDYLLGFKENVIMGHMIPGGTGFDTHKRIKQYLEKEQEDLVFDFVSESECAC from the coding sequence ATGTTCGGAGAAGGTTCTCGAGACAATGTCGCTCTATCTAAAGAGGGGCTATTTGATAAATTAGAAATTGGGATTGCCTCAGATATTACTATTCGCGATAAGTGGTCTTGTGGGGAAATTAAGAAGCCTGAAACAATCAATTACCGTACGTTTAAACCTGAAAAGGGTGGACTATTTTGCGAAAAGATTTTCGGTCCTACAAAGGATTGGGAATGTTGTTGTGGTAAATATAAGAAGATAAAACACAAAGGGATTGTTTGTGATCGCTGCGGAGTAGAGGTGACTCTTTCTAAAGTGCGTCGTGAACGTATGGCTCATATAGAGCTAGCAGTACCTATTGTGCATATATGGTTTTTCAAGACTACACCTTCAAGAATAGGTAATGTCTTAGGAATGACTGCATCTGATCTTGAAAGGATTATCTATTATGAAGAATACGTAGTTATCGATCCAGGTAAGACAGATCTAAATAAGAAACAGCTTTTAAATGACGCTCAATATCGAGAAGTCATTGAGAAGTGGGGTAAAGATGCTTTTGTAGCTAAAATGGGTGGAGAAGCTATCTATGATTTATTAAAATCAGAGGATCTTCAAAGTTTATTAAAAGAGCTTAAGGATCGTTTGCGAAAAACAAAATCTCAGCAAGCTAGAATGAAACTTGCTAAACGATTAAAGATTATTGAAGGTTTTGTTTCCTCTTCTAATCATCCTGAATGGATGGTTTTAAAAAGCGTTCCTGTTGTTCCACCTGATCTTCGTCCATTAGTTCCCTTAGATGGTGGAAGGTTTGCTACTTCTGATTTAAACGATTTATATCGTCGTGTAATCAATCGTAACAATCGTTTGAAGGCTATTTTAAGATTAAAAACTCCGGAAGTGATTGTTCGTAATGAAAAACGTATGCTACAGGAAGCAGTGGATGCGTTATTTGATAATGGTCGTCACGGACATCCTGTAATGGGAGCAGGAAATCGTCCTTTAAAATCTCTTTCTGAAATGTTGAAAGGGAAAAATGGACGCTTCCGACAAAACCTCTTGGGTAAGAGAGTCGACTATTCTGGACGTTCTGTTATTATCGTTGGTCCTGAATTGAAATTTAATCAATGCGGTCTGCCTAAAGAAATGGCTCTTGAATTGTTCGAGCCGTTTATCATTAAAAGACTCAAAGATCAAGGTAGTGTCTATACTATCCGTTCTGCTAAGAAAATGATTCAACGCGGAGCTCCTGAAGTTTGGGATGTTTTAGAAGAAATTATTAAAGGTCATCCCGTATTGCTTAACCGAGCACCCACTCTTCACCGTTTAGGGATACAAGCTTTTGAACCCGTATTGATTGAAGGTAAAGCGATTCGTGTCCACCCATTAGTATGCGCAGCTTTCAACGCTGACTTTGACGGAGACCAAATGGCTGTTCACGTGCCATTATCTATCGAAGCACAGCTAGAAGCTAAGGTTTTGATGATGGCTCCTGATAATATCTTTTTACCATCTTCAGGAAAACCTGTTGCAACACCTTCTAAAGACATGACATTAGGTATTTATTATCTAATGGCTGATCCTACGTATTTCCCAGAAGATCACGGAGGGAAAATTAAGATCTTCAGAGATCTTACTGAAGTATTGCGAGCATTGTATACAGGTGGATTTCTCGATGAACGTATAGGTAATCGTTGTGATGAAACCGGACGCGGTATCCATATTCATGAAAAAATTAAAGTGCGTATCGATGGTCAGATTATTGAAACCACCCCAGGAAGAGTTCTGTTTAATAGAATTGTTCCCAAGGAATTAGGATTTCAAAATTATAGTATGCCAAGTAAGCGTATCAGTGAATTAATTTTACAATGTTATAAGAAAGTCGGTCTTGAAGCTACTGTGCGTTTTTTAGATGATCTTAAAGATTTAGGATTTATCCAAGCAACGAAAGCTGCGATTTCTATGGGATTAAAGGATGTTAGAATTCCTGAAATTAAGAGTGATATTCTTAAAGAAGCTTACGATAAAGTTGCAGTTGTTAAGAAGCAATATGATGATGGTATTATCACGGATGGGGAACGTCATTCCAAAACTATTAGTATTTGGACAGAAGTTTCCGAGTTATTGTCAGACGCTCTTTATGTTGAGATCAGCAAACAAGCGAAGAGTAAGCACAATCCTTTATTCTTGATGATTGACTCTGGAGCTCGAGGTAATAAGTCTCAGTTAAAACAGTTAGGAGCCTTACGTGGTTTGATGGCGAAGCCAAACGGAGCAATTATTGAATCACCTATTACTTCGAATTTCCGCGAAGGATTAACAGTTCTTGAATACTCCATTTCCTCTCACGGTGCTAGAAAAGGTTTAGCCGATACCGCCTTAAAAACAGCGGACTCCGGATACTTAACTCGAAGACTTGTTGACGTAGCTCAAGATGTGATTATTACAGAGAAAGACTGTGGAACCTTGAATCATATTGAAATTTCTGCGATTCGCCAAGGCTCTGAAGAGCTTTTACCCTTGAAAGATCGTATCTATGGTCGTACAGTGTCGGAAGATATTTATCAGCCAGGAGATAAGAGCAAGCTTCTTGCTAAGAACGGAGATGTTGTTACATCTGCTCAAGCAGAGCTTATCGACGATGCTGGTATTGAAAGCATTAAAATTCGTTCCACACTTACTTGTGAAAGCCGTCGTGGTGTTTGCGCTAAATGCTATGGATTAAATCTCGCTAATGGTCGTCTTATTGGTTTAGGGGAAGCTGTAGGTATTATTGCTGCCCAATCCATTGGGGAACCGGGAACACAGTTGACAATGAGAACGTTCCACCTTGGAGGTATTGCTGCGACATCCTCAACTCCAGAAATTGTTACAGATAATGACGGTATTTTGGTGTATATGGATCTACGAGTGGTTGTAGGTCAAGATGGAAACCATCTTGTATTGAACAAGAAGGGAGCTATTCATATTGTTCGTGACGAAGGACGTAATCTAGAAGAATATAAGAAACTTTTAAGTACCAAATCTATAGAAAGTTTAGAGACTTATCCAGTAGAGGTTGGTGTGAAGATTTTAGTTGGCGATGGTGAGAAGATATCTTCGGGTCAAAGAATAGCGGAAGTTGAACTACATAATATCCCAATTATCTGCGATAAACCTGGTTTTATAAAATATGAAGACTTAGTAGAAGGTATTTCTACAGAGAAAGTCGTCAATAAAAATACAGGATTAGTTGAACTTATTGTTAAACAACATCGTGGGGAATTACATCCTCAAATTGCTATTTACTCTGATGCTGGCTTAACAGAATTGGTTGGAACATACGCGATTCCTTCCGGAGCTATTATTTCTGTGGAAGAAAACCAACAAGTCGATCCGGGTATGTTGTTAGCTAGATTACCTCGTGGAGCAATTAAGACTAAGGATATTACTGGTGGTTTACCTAGGGTTGCTGAACTGGTTGAAGCTAGAAAGCCCGAAGATGCCGCAGATATTGCTAAGATTGATGGTGTTGTAGATTTTAAAGGAATTCAGAAGAATAAACGTATTCTTGTTGTTCGTGATGAAATCACAGGAATGGAAGAAGAACATCTTATTCCATTGACCAAACACTTGATTGTTCAACGTGGAGATAATGTGATGAAAGGGCAACAGCTTACAGATGGTTTGGTTGTTCCTCATGAAATCTTAGAAATCTGTGGTGTTCGTGAATTACAGAAGTATTTGGTAAACGAAGTTCAAGAAGTTTATCGTCTACAAGGTGTGGACATTAATGATAAACATATTGAAATTATTGTTCGTCAGATGTTACAAAAAGTTCGGATTACTGATCCAGGCGATACAACTTTACTCTTTGGTGAAGAAGTTAATAAGAAAGAGTTTTACGAAGAAAATAGACGTACAGAAGAAGATGGTGGTAAACCAGCTCAAGCTGTTCCTGTATTGTTAGGAATTACCAAAGCTTCGTTGGGTACAGAATCCTTTATTTCTGCGGCATCCTTCCAAGATACGACTCGGGTATTAACTGATGCTGCTTGCAGTAGTAAAACTGACTATCTCTTAGGGTTCAAAGAAAATGTCATTATGGGGCATATGATTCCTGGCGGTACTGGGTTCGATACGCATAAGCGGATTAAACAATACTTAGAAAAAGAACAAGAGGATCTTGTTTTTGACTTTGTAAGCGAATCTGAATGCGCTTGTTAG
- the rpoB gene encoding DNA-directed RNA polymerase subunit beta has translation MFKCPERVSVKKKEDILDLPNLIEIQIKSYKQFLQIGKLAEERDNVGLEEVFREIFPIKSYNEATILEYLSYNLGVPKYSPDECIRRGITYSVTLKVRFRLTDETGIKEEEVYMGTIPIMTDKGTFIINGAERVVVSQVHRSPGINFEQEKHSKGNILFSFRIIPYRGSWLEAIFDINDLIYIHIDRKKRRRKILAMTFIRALGYSSDADIIEEFFQIEERSLKSEKDFTLLVGKILADNVLDEVSSLVYGKAGEKLSTAMLKRMLDADISTLKIALEADENHPIIKMLAKDPTDSYEAALKDFYRRLRPGEPATLANARSTIMRLFFDSKRYNLGRVGRYKLNRKLGFPMDDESLSQVTLRKEDVIGALKYLIRLKMGDEKASIDDIDHLANRRVRSVGELIQNQCRSGLARMEKIVRERMNLFDFSSDTLIPGKIISAKGLASVLKDFFGRSQLSQFMDQTNPVAELTHKRRLSALGPGGLNRERAGFEVRDVHASHYGRICPIETPEGPNIGLITSLSSFAKINEFGFIETPYRIVRDGIVTDEIEYMTADVEEECVIAQASATLDEYNMFVDPVCWARCRGEAFEADTSTVTHMDVSPKQLVSIVTGLIPFLEHDDANRALMGSNMQRQAVPLLKTEAPIVGTGLESRAAKDSGAIVVAEEDGVVDYVDGYKIVIAARHNPTLKRTYDLKKFLRSNSGTCINQRPLCRVGDVVVKGDVIADGPATDQGELALGKNILVAFMPWYGYNFEDAIIISEKLIKQDAYTSIYIEEFELTARDTKLGKEEITRDIPNVSEEVLANLGEDGIIRIGAEVKPGDILVGKITPKSETELAPEERLLRAIFGEKAADVKDASLTVPPGTEGVVMDVKVFSRKDRLSKSDDELVEEAVHLKDLQKGYKNQVSVLKTEYREKLGALLLNEKAPASIIHRRTADILVQEGTVFDQETIELLEQESLVDLLMPPCEMYDVLKGLLSDYETSLQRLEVNYKTEVEHIREGDADLDHGVIRQVKVYVASKRKLQVGDKMAGRHGNKGVVSKIVPEADMPYLANGETVQMILNPLGVPSRMNLGQVLETHLGYAAKTAGIHVKTPVFEGFPESRIWDMMIEQGLPADGKSYLYDGKTGERFDNTVVIGCIYMLKLSHLIADKIHARSIGPYSLVTQQPLGGKAQMGGQRFGEMEVWALEAYGVAHMLQEILTVKSDDVSGRTRIYESIVKGENLLKSGTPESFNVLIKEMQGLGLDVRPMVVDA, from the coding sequence ATGTTCAAATGCCCGGAGCGGGTTAGCGTCAAAAAAAAGGAAGATATCTTAGATCTTCCAAATCTTATTGAAATTCAAATTAAGTCATACAAGCAATTTCTTCAGATTGGGAAGCTTGCGGAAGAGCGCGATAATGTCGGCCTTGAAGAAGTTTTCAGAGAGATTTTTCCAATTAAATCTTATAACGAAGCTACTATCTTAGAGTATCTGTCTTATAATTTAGGTGTGCCAAAATACTCCCCTGATGAGTGTATTCGTAGAGGAATCACCTATAGCGTAACTCTAAAAGTTCGTTTCCGTTTGACTGATGAAACAGGAATCAAAGAAGAAGAAGTCTATATGGGAACTATACCCATTATGACAGATAAAGGTACCTTTATTATTAACGGTGCTGAAAGAGTCGTTGTTTCTCAGGTACACAGATCTCCAGGAATTAACTTTGAACAAGAAAAACATTCTAAAGGAAATATTTTATTTTCTTTTAGAATTATTCCTTATCGAGGTAGTTGGTTAGAAGCTATTTTTGATATCAACGATTTAATTTATATTCATATTGATAGAAAAAAACGTCGTCGCAAAATTTTAGCTATGACGTTTATTCGTGCTTTAGGGTATTCGTCCGATGCTGATATTATTGAAGAATTTTTCCAAATAGAAGAACGCTCTTTAAAGAGTGAAAAAGATTTTACTCTTTTAGTTGGTAAGATTTTAGCTGACAATGTTCTTGACGAAGTTTCTTCACTGGTTTACGGAAAAGCTGGTGAAAAACTTAGCACAGCAATGTTAAAACGCATGCTGGACGCCGATATTTCAACTTTAAAGATAGCTCTAGAGGCAGATGAGAATCACCCTATCATCAAAATGTTGGCAAAAGATCCAACAGACTCTTATGAAGCTGCTTTAAAAGATTTCTATCGAAGATTGCGTCCAGGCGAGCCTGCAACATTAGCGAATGCCAGATCTACAATTATGCGTCTATTCTTCGATTCTAAGCGCTATAACTTAGGAAGAGTGGGTCGTTATAAGTTGAATAGAAAACTTGGATTCCCAATGGATGATGAGTCTCTATCACAAGTTACGCTAAGAAAAGAAGATGTTATTGGTGCTTTGAAGTATCTTATCCGTTTAAAAATGGGTGATGAAAAAGCTTCCATTGATGATATTGACCATTTAGCAAATCGTCGTGTGCGTTCTGTAGGGGAATTAATTCAAAACCAATGTCGCTCAGGCTTGGCTAGAATGGAAAAAATTGTTCGTGAGAGAATGAATTTATTTGATTTTTCTTCCGATACATTAATTCCTGGAAAGATTATCTCAGCTAAGGGTCTTGCAAGTGTTTTGAAAGACTTTTTCGGTCGTTCTCAACTTTCTCAATTTATGGATCAAACTAATCCCGTAGCGGAATTAACGCACAAGCGTCGTTTATCAGCTTTGGGTCCTGGAGGTTTAAATAGGGAAAGAGCTGGATTTGAAGTTCGTGACGTGCATGCGAGTCACTACGGACGTATTTGTCCAATTGAGACTCCAGAAGGACCGAATATTGGTTTAATTACTTCGCTTTCTTCTTTCGCAAAAATTAATGAATTTGGATTTATTGAGACTCCATACCGTATTGTTAGAGATGGTATTGTTACAGATGAAATCGAATACATGACTGCTGATGTTGAAGAAGAATGTGTGATTGCTCAGGCTTCGGCAACTTTAGATGAATATAATATGTTTGTGGATCCTGTATGTTGGGCAAGGTGTCGAGGAGAGGCTTTTGAAGCTGATACAAGTACCGTTACACATATGGACGTTTCTCCGAAACAATTGGTGTCAATTGTTACAGGTCTGATCCCATTTTTAGAACATGATGACGCTAACCGTGCTCTCATGGGATCAAACATGCAACGTCAAGCTGTACCTTTGTTAAAAACTGAAGCTCCTATTGTTGGAACGGGATTAGAATCTCGTGCCGCTAAGGATTCTGGAGCTATTGTTGTTGCTGAAGAAGACGGAGTTGTTGACTATGTTGACGGTTATAAGATAGTTATTGCCGCTAGACATAATCCGACATTAAAACGTACTTATGATCTTAAAAAGTTCTTAAGATCAAATTCAGGTACGTGCATCAACCAACGACCTTTATGTAGGGTTGGAGATGTAGTGGTTAAAGGTGATGTTATTGCTGACGGCCCTGCTACAGATCAAGGAGAACTTGCTTTAGGAAAGAACATCTTGGTTGCCTTTATGCCGTGGTATGGATACAACTTTGAGGATGCGATTATTATTTCTGAAAAGCTCATTAAGCAAGATGCCTATACCTCGATTTATATTGAAGAATTCGAACTGACAGCTAGAGATACAAAATTAGGAAAAGAAGAGATTACTCGTGATATTCCTAATGTTTCTGAGGAAGTTTTGGCAAATTTAGGTGAAGACGGAATTATTCGGATTGGTGCTGAAGTAAAACCAGGCGATATTCTTGTCGGTAAAATCACTCCGAAATCAGAAACAGAACTCGCTCCTGAAGAACGTCTGCTACGAGCTATTTTTGGCGAGAAAGCTGCTGATGTCAAAGATGCTTCTTTGACTGTGCCTCCAGGTACAGAAGGGGTCGTCATGGATGTTAAGGTCTTTAGTAGAAAAGACAGGCTTTCTAAGAGTGATGATGAACTTGTAGAAGAAGCCGTTCATTTAAAAGATTTACAGAAAGGTTATAAGAATCAAGTTTCAGTATTGAAGACTGAATATCGTGAGAAACTCGGAGCGTTATTGCTTAATGAGAAAGCTCCAGCTTCGATTATTCACCGTCGTACAGCAGATATCTTGGTTCAAGAAGGTACAGTATTTGATCAAGAGACTATAGAACTTCTTGAACAAGAGTCTTTAGTCGACCTTCTTATGCCTCCTTGTGAAATGTACGATGTCTTAAAAGGTCTGCTTTCCGATTATGAGACTTCTCTACAACGTCTGGAAGTCAATTATAAAACAGAAGTTGAGCATATCCGTGAGGGAGATGCTGATCTTGATCACGGCGTGATTCGTCAGGTTAAAGTATATGTAGCTTCAAAAAGAAAACTTCAGGTTGGAGATAAAATGGCTGGACGTCATGGAAACAAAGGCGTTGTTTCTAAGATCGTTCCTGAAGCTGATATGCCATATTTAGCTAATGGTGAAACTGTACAGATGATCTTAAATCCTCTTGGGGTGCCTTCGAGAATGAACTTAGGCCAAGTATTAGAAACACATCTTGGTTATGCTGCAAAAACTGCTGGCATTCATGTAAAAACTCCAGTGTTTGAAGGATTCCCAGAATCTCGTATTTGGGACATGATGATCGAGCAAGGATTACCTGCAGACGGCAAGTCTTACCTATATGATGGAAAGACGGGAGAGAGATTCGATAATACTGTAGTTATTGGCTGCATTTATATGTTGAAACTCAGCCACTTGATTGCAGATAAAATTCATGCCAGATCTATTGGGCCCTATTCTCTAGTAACTCAGCAGCCTCTTGGAGGTAAAGCTCAGATGGGAGGGCAAAGATTTGGGGAGATGGAAGTGTGGGCTTTAGAAGCTTATGGGGTAGCTCATATGCTCCAAGAGATTCTCACAGTAAAATCTGATGACGTTTCTGGACGAACAAGGATTTACGAATCTATTGTTAAAGGAGAAAATCTTCTTAAATCAGGTACACCTGAGTCGTTTAACGTTTTAATTAAAGAAATGCAAGGTTTAGGACTTGATGTCCGTCCTATGGTAGTAGATGCTTAA
- the rplL gene encoding 50S ribosomal protein L7/L12 has product MTTQSLETLVETLSNLTVLELAALKKLLEEKWDVTAAAPMMAIAAGAAVGGGDAAPAEPTEFAVTLEDVPADKKIGVLKVVREITGLALKEAKEMTEGLPKTVKEKTSKSDAEDTVKKLQDAGAKASFKGL; this is encoded by the coding sequence GTGACGACACAAAGTTTGGAAACTTTAGTAGAGACATTAAGCAACTTAACAGTATTAGAACTAGCTGCTTTAAAAAAATTGTTAGAAGAAAAATGGGATGTCACTGCCGCTGCTCCTATGATGGCTATTGCTGCTGGCGCTGCTGTTGGAGGTGGTGATGCCGCTCCTGCTGAGCCAACAGAATTCGCTGTGACCTTAGAAGATGTTCCTGCAGATAAAAAAATCGGTGTTTTAAAAGTTGTCCGAGAAATTACTGGATTAGCTTTAAAAGAAGCTAAAGAAATGACAGAAGGCTTACCTAAAACTGTTAAGGAAAAAACTTCTAAGTCTGATGCTGAGGATACTGTTAAAAAATTACAAGATGCTGGAGCAAAAGCTTCTTTTAAAGGCTTGTAA
- the rplJ gene encoding 50S ribosomal protein L10, whose amino-acid sequence MKEEKKLLLQEVEEKISASQGFILLRYLGFTAAYSREFRNSLSGVSAEFEVLKKRIFFKAMESAGFDIDSSDAGGHLGVVFAYDDAVSAAKQVLDFNKQHNDSLVFLAGRIDSANLSGKEVEAVAKLPSVKELRQQIVGLLAAPMSQVVGIMGSALSGVISCIDQKTQKN is encoded by the coding sequence ATGAAAGAAGAAAAGAAATTACTCCTTCAAGAGGTAGAAGAGAAAATCTCCGCATCCCAGGGTTTTATTTTATTAAGATATCTTGGATTTACTGCAGCATATTCTAGAGAGTTTCGCAATTCACTCTCCGGAGTTTCTGCAGAATTTGAAGTGTTGAAAAAGAGAATTTTTTTCAAAGCCATGGAAAGTGCTGGTTTTGACATAGATTCTTCGGATGCCGGAGGACATCTAGGCGTAGTATTTGCTTATGATGATGCTGTTTCTGCAGCAAAACAAGTATTAGATTTTAATAAACAACATAACGATTCACTAGTTTTTCTAGCCGGGCGAATTGATAGCGCTAACTTGTCGGGTAAGGAAGTAGAGGCTGTTGCCAAATTACCTTCAGTAAAAGAATTGAGACAACAAATTGTAGGACTGTTAGCTGCTCCTATGTCTCAGGTTGTTGGAATTATGGGTTCAGCTCTTTCTGGTGTTATCTCCTGTATCGACCAGAAAACACAAAAAAACTAA
- the rplA gene encoding 50S ribosomal protein L1, whose amino-acid sequence MTKHGKRIRGILKSYDFSKSYSLQEAIDILKQCPTVRFDQTVDVSIKLGIDPKKSDQQIRGSVSLPNGTGKTLKILVFAAGEKAKEALDAGADFVGSDDLVERIKGGWVDFDVAVATPDMMREVGKLGKVLGPRNLMPTPKAGTVTMDVAKAIAELRKGKIEFKADRAGVCNAGVGKLSFDGNLLKENIEALCSALIKAKPPAAKGQYLVSFTVSSTMGPGISIDTRELMAS is encoded by the coding sequence ATGACAAAACATGGAAAACGTATACGAGGCATCTTAAAAAGCTATGATTTTTCAAAGTCATATTCTTTGCAAGAAGCTATAGACATTTTAAAACAATGCCCCACAGTGCGCTTTGATCAAACTGTTGACGTATCTATCAAATTGGGCATAGATCCAAAGAAAAGTGATCAACAAATTCGTGGATCTGTTTCCCTGCCTAATGGCACAGGAAAAACTTTAAAAATTCTTGTATTTGCTGCTGGAGAAAAAGCTAAAGAGGCGTTGGATGCCGGAGCTGATTTCGTGGGTAGTGATGATCTTGTTGAAAGAATCAAGGGTGGTTGGGTTGACTTTGATGTCGCTGTAGCTACTCCAGATATGATGCGTGAAGTTGGAAAATTAGGTAAAGTTTTAGGGCCTAGAAATCTTATGCCTACACCTAAAGCTGGTACAGTAACTATGGATGTTGCTAAAGCCATTGCTGAATTGCGCAAGGGAAAAATTGAATTTAAAGCAGATCGCGCGGGAGTGTGCAACGCTGGTGTAGGTAAGCTATCATTTGATGGAAACCTTCTTAAAGAAAATATCGAAGCTTTATGTTCTGCTTTAATCAAAGCTAAGCCGCCGGCAGCTAAGGGGCAGTATCTAGTATCATTCACCGTTTCTTCAACTATGGGGCCGGGTATTTCTATAGATACTAGAGAGTTAATGGCGTCTTAA
- the rplK gene encoding 50S ribosomal protein L11 yields the protein MSNKKVIKLIKLQIPGGKANPAPPIGPALGAAGVNIMGFCKEFNAATQDRPGDLLPVVITVYSDKTFTFITKQPPVSSLIKKALNLESGSKIPNRNKVGKLTQAQVIAIAEQKMKDMDVVLLDSAKRMVEGTARSMGIDVE from the coding sequence ATGTCGAATAAAAAGGTAATTAAGTTAATTAAACTGCAAATTCCTGGTGGTAAAGCCAATCCAGCTCCTCCTATAGGACCTGCTTTAGGTGCCGCCGGTGTAAATATTATGGGATTTTGTAAAGAGTTTAATGCTGCAACGCAGGATCGTCCTGGAGACTTATTGCCTGTAGTAATTACTGTTTATTCAGATAAAACTTTTACATTCATAACCAAACAACCTCCCGTATCTTCTTTGATCAAAAAGGCATTGAATCTAGAGTCTGGATCTAAAATTCCTAACAGAAATAAAGTTGGAAAATTGACTCAGGCACAGGTGATAGCTATTGCCGAACAAAAAATGAAAGATATGGACGTCGTTCTTCTTGACTCAGCAAAACGGATGGTCGAAGGAACAGCCCGAAGTATGGGTATAGACGTCGAGTAA
- the nusG gene encoding transcription termination/antitermination protein NusG, whose amino-acid sequence MFKWYVVQVFTAQEKKVKKALEDFKESCGMTDFIEEIVLPIENVMEVKKGEHKVVEKFIWPGYLLIKMHLTDESWLYVKNNPGVVEFLGGGVPLALSEDEVRNILKDIEEKKAGVVQKHKFDVGSRVKINDGVFVNFIGVVSEVFHDKGRLSVMVSIFGRETRVDDLEFWQVEEVALEQESE is encoded by the coding sequence ATGTTTAAGTGGTATGTCGTTCAAGTTTTTACGGCTCAAGAAAAAAAAGTTAAAAAAGCTTTAGAAGATTTTAAAGAATCATGTGGAATGACGGATTTTATAGAAGAAATTGTCTTGCCTATAGAAAACGTTATGGAAGTAAAAAAAGGTGAACATAAAGTAGTCGAGAAGTTCATCTGGCCGGGGTACCTGTTAATTAAAATGCATCTCACGGATGAGTCTTGGTTATATGTAAAGAATAATCCTGGTGTTGTGGAATTTTTAGGTGGAGGAGTTCCTCTAGCTTTATCTGAAGATGAAGTAAGAAATATTTTAAAGGATATCGAAGAGAAGAAAGCTGGCGTTGTACAAAAACATAAATTTGATGTGGGCTCTAGGGTTAAAATTAATGATGGTGTTTTTGTAAACTTCATTGGTGTTGTTTCTGAAGTTTTCCATGATAAGGGGCGTCTCAGCGTTATGGTATCCATCTTTGGAAGAGAAACTCGTGTTGATGATTTAGAGTTTTGGCAAGTGGAAGAGGTTGCTCTGGAACAAGAAAGTGAATAA
- the secE gene encoding preprotein translocase subunit SecE: MKQRNHQETLSKKISKAKKQAGAGFLDEIKKIEWVSKRDLKRYVKIVIASIFGLGFSIYCVDLVFRKLLTLLSSITGFLFG; this comes from the coding sequence ATGAAACAACGCAATCATCAAGAGACACTCTCTAAAAAAATCTCTAAAGCTAAAAAGCAAGCAGGGGCTGGCTTTCTAGACGAAATTAAAAAAATTGAATGGGTCAGTAAGCGCGATCTAAAAAGATACGTTAAAATCGTGATAGCAAGTATTTTTGGCTTAGGCTTTTCTATATATTGTGTGGATCTAGTGTTTCGTAAGCTACTTACCTTGCTAAGTAGTATAACAGGCTTTTTGTTTGGTTAG